One genomic segment of Aliarcobacter cibarius includes these proteins:
- a CDS encoding helix-hairpin-helix domain-containing protein, with amino-acid sequence MNLTQLLEQKTNLPIKVIENIIKLLDEGCTIPFIARYRKEFTNGATDEQLRDFEEVYEYSKKLLARKEEIKEILKERNFLDDKIEKNLNEAQTLQALEDIYSPFKEKKSSRTSKAIENGLEPLANIIQSMRYNKKECEQKAKQFLNENITTIDEAINGAKDIIAQRYADDFKSKEVLRNLIQNWGILEISATKDFDKNGVYSNFANTTEKIKYIKSHRVLAILRAVNEKQLNIKIEIDENYILENIKKYKIPSNASSSKDFVFDAYKDGLKRLLLPALKKESITNLKEKASKEAIELFGKNLKELLLTAPLLNQIILGIDPGYKTGCKLAVIDENGLFLDSGVIYPTKPKEDFVNSTKIVLELIKKYKITSIAIGNGTASRETASFIDELIKKENLSINYAIVSEIGASVYSASKIASLEYPNLDVTIRGAISIAQRLRDPMAALVKIDPKSLGIGQYQHDVNQKELGQKLENITIDLVNKVGVDLNSASYKLLSFISGISEKLAQNIVEHREKIKKFSSKKELLDVKGIGAKAYEQCVGFLRIKNGKSILDNTAIHPEDYELTSKLQKNYKIEEIKDFDKTASELNTSSLKLKDIVNELLKPGYDVRFEFNQVKFSNDILDINDLKEGFVLSGIVRNITDFGAFVDIGLKNDALLHISQISEKRISHPSEVLSINQNLENLKVISIDLEKQRVGLSLK; translated from the coding sequence ATGAATTTAACACAACTATTAGAACAAAAAACTAATTTACCTATTAAAGTTATTGAAAATATAATAAAGCTTTTAGACGAAGGTTGCACTATACCATTTATTGCAAGATATAGAAAAGAGTTTACAAATGGAGCAACAGATGAACAACTTAGAGACTTTGAAGAAGTTTATGAGTATTCAAAAAAACTATTAGCAAGAAAAGAAGAGATAAAAGAGATTCTAAAAGAGAGAAATTTTTTAGATGATAAAATAGAAAAGAATTTAAATGAAGCACAAACTCTTCAAGCCTTAGAAGATATATACTCTCCTTTTAAAGAAAAAAAATCTTCAAGAACATCAAAAGCAATTGAAAATGGACTTGAACCTTTAGCAAATATAATTCAAAGTATGAGATATAACAAAAAAGAGTGTGAGCAAAAAGCAAAACAATTTTTAAATGAAAATATTACAACCATTGACGAAGCTATAAATGGAGCAAAAGATATAATTGCTCAAAGATATGCAGATGATTTTAAATCAAAAGAAGTTTTGAGAAACCTAATACAAAATTGGGGTATCTTAGAAATAAGTGCTACCAAAGATTTTGATAAAAATGGTGTCTATTCAAACTTTGCAAATACAACTGAAAAAATTAAATATATTAAATCTCATAGAGTTTTAGCAATTTTAAGAGCAGTAAATGAAAAACAACTAAATATAAAAATTGAAATAGATGAAAACTACATTTTAGAAAATATAAAAAAATATAAAATTCCATCAAATGCTTCTAGTTCAAAAGATTTTGTTTTTGATGCATACAAAGATGGTTTAAAAAGATTACTTCTTCCTGCTTTAAAAAAAGAATCAATAACAAATCTTAAAGAAAAGGCGTCTAAAGAAGCAATTGAACTTTTTGGGAAAAATTTAAAAGAGTTATTACTAACTGCTCCTTTGTTAAATCAAATAATTCTAGGAATTGATCCAGGGTATAAAACAGGTTGTAAATTAGCAGTTATTGATGAAAATGGATTATTTTTAGATAGTGGTGTGATATATCCAACAAAACCTAAAGAAGATTTTGTGAATTCAACTAAAATAGTTTTAGAATTAATTAAAAAATATAAAATTACTTCTATTGCTATTGGGAATGGTACTGCAAGTAGAGAAACAGCATCTTTTATAGATGAATTAATAAAAAAAGAGAATTTAAGTATAAACTATGCAATCGTTAGTGAAATTGGAGCTAGCGTATACTCTGCTTCAAAGATTGCAAGCTTAGAATATCCAAATCTCGATGTTACTATTAGAGGAGCTATTTCTATTGCTCAAAGGCTTCGTGACCCTATGGCAGCACTTGTAAAAATAGATCCTAAATCACTTGGTATTGGGCAATATCAACACGATGTAAATCAAAAAGAGTTAGGACAAAAATTAGAAAATATTACAATTGACCTTGTAAATAAAGTTGGTGTTGATTTAAACTCTGCTTCATATAAGTTGTTATCATTTATCTCTGGAATTAGTGAAAAATTGGCACAGAACATAGTAGAACATAGAGAAAAGATAAAAAAATTTAGCTCTAAAAAAGAACTTCTTGATGTAAAAGGAATAGGTGCAAAAGCTTATGAACAATGTGTTGGATTTTTAAGAATTAAAAATGGTAAATCTATTTTAGATAATACAGCTATACATCCTGAAGATTATGAATTAACATCAAAATTGCAAAAAAATTACAAAATTGAAGAGATAAAAGATTTTGATAAAACTGCAAGTGAACTAAATACAAGTAGTTTAAAATTAAAAGATATTGTAAATGAACTCTTAAAACCTGGATATGATGTAAGATTCGAGTTTAATCAAGTTAAATTCTCAAATGATATCTTAGATATAAATGATTTAAAAGAAGGTTTTGTATTAAGTGGTATTGTAAGAAACATTACAGATTTTGGTGCTTTTGTTGATATAGGACTAAAAAATGATGCCCTACTTCATATCTCACAAATAAGTGAAAAAAGAATTTCACATCCAAGTGAAGTTTTAAGTATAAATCAAAATCTAGAAAATTTAAAAGTTATAAGTATAGATTTAGAAAAACAAAGAGTTGGTTTGAGTTTAAAATAA
- a CDS encoding peptidase M42, which yields MSASLLDEQKDFTLFLDLLKQLIRVPSVTGAEHSFLLYLKRELEEIGIKTEHYDGLLVASGKNPTNGILSAHIDRHGIICTGPNEFQFAAFLAKNRSDLRGNSLSEQTFQQISKRYINQSVHAYEPYSGGYLGLGKIKNSFLKEEINNLIFEIDGLNHLLPSTPIAFSDRLKTNGDLISAQLDNVLSAAIILYLYQHGFQGTAFFTAQEEAGKSWRFVHEWFKKNKTSTDKLIVLDTSPYETREEADRQLVVLRNKDVNAKFKSPLLKELKDFCKKNKISFSCKDDFIKEKNKLRVEQGLKPLSIGSTELGRIVMESNGQIQGATLQVPTTGYHTVDETANILSIKAIIFILDSFYIKTTHI from the coding sequence TTGAGTGCTTCATTGTTAGATGAGCAGAAAGATTTTACACTATTTTTAGACCTACTAAAACAACTTATTCGTGTTCCATCCGTAACAGGAGCGGAACACTCATTTTTACTATATTTAAAAAGAGAACTAGAAGAAATTGGTATCAAAACTGAACACTATGATGGACTTTTAGTTGCCAGTGGGAAAAATCCAACAAATGGTATACTAAGTGCCCATATCGATAGACATGGAATTATTTGCACAGGCCCAAATGAATTTCAATTTGCAGCATTTTTAGCAAAAAATAGATCTGATTTAAGAGGGAATTCTTTATCTGAACAAACTTTCCAACAAATTTCTAAACGTTATATAAATCAAAGTGTTCATGCCTATGAACCATATAGTGGTGGTTATTTAGGACTTGGTAAAATAAAAAATTCTTTTTTAAAAGAAGAAATAAATAATCTTATTTTTGAAATAGATGGCTTAAATCATCTACTTCCTAGTACTCCAATAGCTTTTAGTGATAGGCTCAAAACAAATGGTGATTTAATCTCTGCTCAACTTGATAATGTTTTAAGTGCTGCAATTATTTTATACTTATATCAACATGGTTTTCAAGGAACTGCTTTTTTTACAGCACAAGAAGAAGCTGGAAAAAGTTGGAGATTTGTTCATGAATGGTTTAAAAAAAATAAAACTTCAACAGACAAACTTATAGTTCTTGATACAAGCCCATATGAAACAAGAGAGGAAGCAGATAGACAACTTGTAGTTTTACGAAATAAAGATGTAAATGCAAAATTCAAATCTCCACTTTTAAAGGAGCTCAAAGATTTTTGTAAAAAAAATAAAATCTCGTTTTCATGTAAAGATGATTTTATTAAAGAAAAAAATAAATTAAGAGTCGAGCAAGGTTTAAAACCACTTAGCATTGGAAGTACTGAGCTTGGTAGGATTGTTATGGAGTCAAATGGACAAATTCAAGGTGCTACTTTACAAGTTCCAACAACTGGATATCATACAGTTGATGAAACTGCAAATATTTTGTCCATTAAGGCAATTATTTTTATTTTAGATAGTTTTTATATTAAAACTACACATATTTAA
- a CDS encoding nitrite/sulfite reductase, which yields MAQLSELELLKASRNPLRVIDDLYKEALEEIPLKDEYIGLLKWYGMYPHINKDGLEDKKYFMKRIKLVDARMNLEQLRVMSEIGQKYAKGLVDFTTRQNVQFHYIEIKDLPAIFDMLGSVNLTSRMASGDGPRPIMTCPVSGIDEGEIYDVQELLKTVDSYFDQNDDRFCNFPRKYKIGISGCKCHCAAHEIQDAAFTAFKTENGEVLFDLTIGGGLSKSKQIATRANKYVKPDQVLDVAVACAEIFRDNGNRDNRNKARVRHLLNDWGIEKFVEEIEKAIGYKLQDGFEARIVASYENRNHFGINKQKQTGFSYVGFATNSGRVAGEDFVKFYEICKKYNAGGIALTGTQNFIVYDVEDEVVQSLADEFKALGYPYKPNPFRARLQSCTGKEFCKFGITETKEYAKKVVVELEKRFPNFLEDVTIAISGCGNTCSHPQIADIGFVGCLMRHEGERVEGYEVLLGGNLEGTSNSRIARKIGLKVPATGVIEYIEKLINDYKKDNKGTSRFKDYLASIEPEGSVNEEE from the coding sequence ATGGCACAGTTATCAGAACTTGAACTTTTAAAAGCATCAAGAAATCCACTTAGAGTAATTGATGATTTATATAAAGAGGCTTTGGAAGAAATTCCTCTAAAAGATGAATATATAGGACTTTTAAAGTGGTATGGAATGTATCCACATATAAACAAAGATGGTTTAGAAGATAAAAAATACTTCATGAAAAGAATAAAGCTTGTAGATGCAAGAATGAATTTAGAACAATTAAGAGTTATGAGTGAAATTGGACAAAAATATGCAAAAGGTCTAGTGGATTTTACAACAAGACAAAATGTTCAATTTCATTATATTGAAATAAAAGATTTACCAGCTATTTTTGATATGTTAGGAAGTGTAAATTTAACTTCTAGAATGGCATCAGGTGATGGACCTAGACCTATTATGACATGTCCTGTGAGTGGGATTGATGAGGGAGAAATTTATGATGTTCAAGAACTTTTAAAAACTGTAGATAGCTATTTTGATCAAAACGATGATAGATTTTGTAATTTTCCTAGAAAATACAAAATAGGAATTAGTGGATGTAAATGTCACTGTGCTGCTCATGAAATACAAGATGCTGCTTTTACAGCATTTAAAACAGAAAATGGCGAAGTTTTATTTGATTTAACTATTGGTGGGGGATTGTCAAAATCTAAACAAATTGCTACAAGAGCAAATAAATATGTAAAACCAGATCAAGTTTTAGATGTTGCTGTAGCTTGTGCAGAAATATTTAGAGACAATGGAAATAGAGACAATAGAAATAAAGCAAGAGTAAGACATTTATTAAATGATTGGGGAATTGAAAAATTCGTAGAAGAGATTGAAAAAGCAATTGGTTACAAACTTCAAGATGGTTTTGAAGCTCGTATTGTAGCTTCTTATGAGAATAGAAACCATTTTGGAATAAATAAACAAAAACAAACTGGGTTTTCTTACGTTGGGTTTGCAACAAATTCTGGAAGAGTTGCTGGGGAAGATTTTGTAAAGTTTTATGAAATTTGTAAAAAATATAATGCTGGTGGAATTGCACTAACTGGAACTCAGAATTTTATAGTTTACGATGTAGAAGATGAGGTAGTTCAGAGTTTAGCAGATGAGTTTAAAGCCTTAGGATATCCATATAAACCAAATCCTTTTAGAGCAAGATTACAATCTTGTACAGGAAAAGAGTTTTGTAAATTTGGAATTACCGAAACAAAAGAGTACGCAAAAAAAGTTGTAGTTGAGTTAGAAAAAAGATTCCCAAATTTTCTTGAAGATGTAACTATTGCAATTTCAGGTTGTGGAAATACATGTTCTCATCCACAAATAGCAGATATTGGATTTGTTGGTTGTTTAATGAGACATGAAGGAGAAAGGGTTGAAGGTTATGAAGTTTTACTTGGTGGAAATTTAGAAGGTACATCTAATAGTAGAATAGCTAGAAAAATTGGATTAAAAGTTCCTGCAACTGGAGTTATTGAATATATAGAAAAACTTATTAATGATTATAAAAAAGACAATAAAGGTACTTCAAGATTTAAAGATTATTTAGCTTCTATAGAACCTGAAGGTTCAGTAAACGAGGAAGAATAA